Proteins from a genomic interval of Zingiber officinale cultivar Zhangliang chromosome 2A, Zo_v1.1, whole genome shotgun sequence:
- the LOC122040058 gene encoding uncharacterized protein LOC122040058: protein MDPYCQYYQPQTWFYQSEHQYYPPVDYASFRYEVAQGQVDESYPAYQSPQGVQNDYIAMRKKIRGIQQFEEETLHEYWKRFKELCSSCPQHQISDQLLVLHFYDGLSPFDLYMVDKASGGPLIDKTLDEAMKLLETMAANPQQFRNGRPVTIRVDEIIPTDVEVPEQRNCSVFDRPDLDFITSQDASNISCYDSVVVRISSSTDTIFVDVVDDAGAEVDDDVSVGDCIVEAIPQESHELDIDDESVGTYAVEAEPQESLPLDTPPELESELLSHDEEVIVTILEPPGTFQHDKGCLLSIFISFRSGCLN from the exons ATGGATCCATATTGTCAgtactatcagcctcagacttgGTTCTATCAATCTGAACATCAGTACTATCCACCTGTGGATTATGCAAGTTTCAGGTACGAGGTTGCACAAGGACAAGTTGATGAGTCATATCCAGCATATCAAAGCCCACAGGGAGTTCAAAATGATTATATAGCTATGCGGAAAAAGATTCGTGGTATTCAACAATTCGAGGAGGAGACATTGCATGAATATTGGAAAAGATTCAAGGAACTTTGCTCCAGTTGTCCTCAACATCAAATCAGTGATCAGTTGCTTGTCCTACATTTTTATGATGGGCTTTCGCCGTTTGATTTGTACATGGTGGATAAAGCTAGTGGGGGGCCCTTGATTGACAAAACACTTGATGAAGCTATGAAACTTTTGGAAACCATGGCAGCCAACCCTCAGCAATTTAGAAATGGACGACCAGTTACCATAAGAGTTGATGAGATTATTCCTACGGATGTAGAGGTGCCTGAGCAGAGGAATTGTAGTGTTTTTGACAGACCTGATCTTGATTTTATTACTTCACAAGATGCCTCTAATATTTCTTGTTATGATTCTGTAGTTGTAAGGATTTCTAGCTCTACTGATACTATTTTTGTAGATGTTGTTGATGATGCAGGTGCTGAAGTAGAtgatgatgtaagtgtaggggattgcatagtggaagcaataccccaagaatcacatGAACTAGATATTGatgatgagagtgtagggacttatgctgtggaagcagagccccaagaatcacttcccttAGATACACCACCTGAGCTAGAGTCTGAGCTATTATCTCATGATGAGGAGGTCATAGTCACCATTCTAGAACCTCCAGGTACCTTCCAACATGACAAG GGATGTCTACTTTCCATCtttataagcttccggagtggatgcttaaatTGA